The proteins below come from a single Zea mays cultivar B73 chromosome 8, Zm-B73-REFERENCE-NAM-5.0, whole genome shotgun sequence genomic window:
- the LOC103637342 gene encoding small RNA 2'-O-methyltransferase, which translates to MAGARWQRWTRAPRQSRIGARPSPAEVAYVQIPTIPSELLSSSVVSYQDGVDLEHFLAPDLGEVKDDCTGFYAGAGQAREVWASVEEFGAVGDGAMPNTAAFRRAVAELGARAAGGGGARLDVPPGRWLTGSFNLTSRFTLFLHRGALPLLTSPYHRTSFQNFLSSTHPLIGHLCVSLRRTGDLIGRLPLSAIAACDVKVNTLCKLIDHRAEFDPLLVLSLLYNAAKQSPGVSVSNSNFWIQSEKPYSPEAVDSALECWSGTTDPVEVEAVLVPYILEDELKTVRINLGDNEHYMSYVAAELSAIDSSHVLVSRTIGKASSEIRLYFAAANIHVVSDISKHALDSLGDGDINWQVNKRASYICGQTIYGDALLANIGYTRRDSELHTEDVNLCSYYRILLGKLPDGNCKMSRDSILAAELPSAYSRFSWKGLSPRDLLCSFCRLQRLPEPHFVVSRVSCDTLMLAVSSEERGAPAGSAENQYTNDVRINKEKPDLFKCEVNIRSRKQEILLEYSAADTWSKESDAIQNSSLKVLIWFNNYFKRLTSKTSKLYLSESTADVKVHSNIFLQEFAMCLSVYGKNGGSDSAMCSAVGPFSMDTRKKHLESTAKLTHIEGPDSGVFPSH; encoded by the exons atggccggggcGCGGTGGCAGAGGTGGACGCGAGCGCCACGGCAATCACGCATCGGCGCTCGCCCCAGCCCCGCAGAGGTCGCGTACGTCCAGATCCCCACCATCCCCAGCGAGCTCTTGTCCTCCTCCGTCGTGTCGTACCAAGACGGTGTAGATCTGGAGCATTTCCTAGCGCCGGATCTCGGAGAGGTGAAGGACGA CTGCACGGGGTTCTACGCGGGCGCGGGGCAAGCGCGCGAGGTATGGGCGTCCGTCGAGGAGTTCGGGGCCGTGGGCGACGGCGCCATGCCCAACACCGCGGCGTTCCGGCGCGCCGTCGCGGAGCTGGGCGCGAGGGCCGCCGGTGGGGGAGGGGCCAGGCTTGACGTGCCCCCCGGGAGGTGGCTCACGGGCAGCTTCAACCTCACCAGCCGCTTCACCCTCTTCCTGCACCGCGGCGCG TTACCTCTTCTAACATCACCATACCACCGTACTTCATTTCAGAACTTTCTGTCATCTACCCATCCTCTTATTGGCCATTTGTGTGTGTCTCTCCGGAGAACTGGAGACCTCATTGGGAGGTTACCTTTGTCGGCTATTGCTGCATGTGATGTGAAGGTCAATACATTGTGTAAATTGATCGACCATAGGGCAGAATTTGATCCTCTATTGGTCTTGTCATTATTGTACAATGCTGCAAAACAATCTCCTGGAGTCTCTGTTAGTAACAGCAATTTCTGGATTCAGAGTGAAAAGCCTTATTCTCCGGAGGCTGTTGACTCGGCACTTGAGTGTTGGTCTGGTACAACAGATCCCGTAGAAGTAGAGGCAGTTCTTGTTCCCTACATATTGGAGGATGAACTGAAGACAGTAAGAATTAATCTAGGAGATAATGAACATTATATGAGTTATGTTGCAGCAGAGCTCTCAGCAATTGATTCCTCTCATGTTCTTGTATCAAG AACAATTGGAAAAGCATCATCCGAGATAAGACTGTATTTTGCAGCCGCAAATATACATGTTGTTTCTGATATATCAAAACATGCACTTGATTCTCTTGGAGATGGTGACATCAACTGGCAAGTAAATAAGCGAGCTTCCTACATTTGTGGCCAAACAATTTATGGAGATGCACTCTTGGCAAATATTGGATACACAAGGAGAGATTCGGAACTTCACACTGAAGATGTCAATCTATGTTCCTATTACAG GATACTTCTGGGCAAGTTACCTGATGGAAATTGTAAGATGTCTAGGGATTCGATTCTTGCAGCGGAGCTTCCATCTGCATACTCTCGTTTTAGTTGGAAAGGCCTCTCTCCACGAGATCTCCTTTGCTCATTTTGTCGCCTTCAGAGGTTGCCAGAGCCCCATTTTGTTGTCAGTAGGGTTTCCTGTGATACATTAATGTTGGCTGTGAGCTCTGAAGAAAGAGGAGCACCAGCAGGCAGCGCAGAAAATCAGTACACCAATGATGTCAGGATCAACAAGGAAAAACCAGATCTTTTTAAATGTGAAGTGAACATACGTTCACGGAAGCAAGAAATTTTACTAGAGTATTCTGCAGCTGACACTTGGAGCAAGGAATCTGATGCTATTCAGAATTCTTCATTGAAGGTCTTGATTTGGTTCAATAATTATTTTAAGAGACTAACCTCAAAAACAAGCAAGCTATATCTTTCTGAGTCTACTGCTGATGTCAAGGTACATTCAaatatttttcttcaagagttTGCAATGTGTCTATCTGTTTATGGCAAGAATGGAGGCAGTGATTCAGCAATGTGCAGTGCAGTTGGACCATTTTCTATGGATACACGAAAGAAGCACCTTGAAAGCACTGCAAAGTTAACACACATTGAAGGTCCAGACTCTGGTGTTTTCCCGTCCCACTGA